Proteins from a genomic interval of Haloterrigena sp. KLK7:
- a CDS encoding ParA family protein: protein MITAVVYSESGGTFKTTTTANLAVSLERMGFDVCVIDLDPQEGNLTSLFDVGEHRSDPDADNFVKHILEMPDGDFEDLIETSSEGVDVIPSHDMLGDFTSNLEQKIAYETGMKNMSKEEFPRFELLYDLLWNEQQLHKQYDAVLIDPNARAEDLLYNAIYAMRTLVAPVKPAGKGNLSLDGLEELVTNMSNYLDIEVGLSCVVPSGVGQTNAHQQYSKQFQDTDEYATPVAIPARESLMDTMWEARGSAYKVIEERWKTFEKDGEMVSEPGQRRIRDRELETARDIYELAAFIATETFDAEIDPTLTLDIDGYDTRTFEVCDDAEREVTA from the coding sequence ATGATAACTGCCGTCGTCTACTCCGAATCAGGCGGGACGTTCAAAACCACGACTACAGCGAACCTCGCGGTCAGTCTTGAGCGAATGGGGTTCGACGTGTGCGTGATCGACCTCGATCCCCAAGAGGGTAATTTAACAAGCCTGTTCGACGTGGGCGAACACCGAAGTGATCCAGACGCCGATAACTTCGTGAAACACATCCTCGAGATGCCCGACGGTGATTTCGAGGACCTCATCGAGACCTCGAGCGAGGGCGTCGACGTAATCCCGAGCCATGACATGCTCGGCGATTTCACGTCAAATCTCGAGCAGAAGATTGCCTATGAAACAGGCATGAAGAATATGTCCAAAGAGGAGTTCCCGCGGTTCGAGCTGCTATACGATCTGCTATGGAACGAACAGCAACTTCACAAACAGTATGACGCTGTCCTTATCGATCCGAACGCACGTGCCGAGGACCTGTTGTATAACGCCATCTACGCTATGCGGACACTCGTGGCCCCGGTCAAGCCTGCAGGGAAAGGAAACCTCAGTCTTGACGGACTCGAAGAACTCGTCACGAACATGAGCAACTATCTAGATATCGAGGTTGGCCTGTCATGTGTCGTTCCGTCCGGCGTTGGCCAGACGAACGCCCATCAGCAGTACTCCAAGCAGTTCCAAGACACTGACGAGTACGCAACGCCGGTCGCAATCCCCGCCCGAGAGAGTCTCATGGACACGATGTGGGAAGCCCGGGGATCTGCATATAAAGTGATCGAAGAACGGTGGAAGACGTTCGAGAAAGACGGCGAGATGGTCAGCGAGCCTGGACAACGCCGTATTCGCGACCGGGAGCTCGAGACCGCTCGTGACATCTACGAGCTGGCTGCGTTCATCGCAACTGAGACCTTCGACGCCGAGATCGATCCGACGCTCACGCTCGATATCGACGGCTATGACACGCGCACATTCGAGGTTTGTGACGACGCCGAACGCGAGGTGACGGCCTGA
- a CDS encoding acyl-CoA dehydrogenase has protein sequence MPMKKGSGSLDFGEDGDDSNDESDDSEPRTEDLSEERSTDQSNTEQTPTQPESTESEPKSDDEAEYPYFVRRSKVGDERDERIEVYLRTEVSDQESAFRSDLADALETGEVSKTDAREFALKYAFENPEGVAELMREEGHGITD, from the coding sequence ATGCCGATGAAAAAGGGTTCAGGGAGCCTCGATTTCGGCGAAGACGGCGACGATTCGAACGATGAGTCCGATGACTCTGAACCGCGAACGGAGGACTTGAGCGAAGAGAGGTCAACCGACCAGAGCAACACAGAACAAACACCAACGCAACCAGAGAGCACTGAATCCGAACCGAAATCCGACGACGAAGCAGAATATCCGTACTTCGTCCGCCGGAGTAAGGTTGGCGACGAACGCGATGAGCGGATCGAAGTATATCTACGGACCGAGGTCAGCGACCAAGAGTCGGCGTTTCGAAGTGACCTCGCCGACGCACTCGAGACTGGCGAAGTTTCGAAAACAGACGCCCGCGAGTTCGCGTTGAAATATGCATTTGAGAATCCTGAGGGTGTCGCCGAATTGATGCGCGAAGAAGGTCACGGGATCACAGACTAA